A window of Mycoplasmopsis equigenitalium genomic DNA:
TTAATAATTCGCATTTTTTCCCGTAAAATGAAGTCTTTTTGTTGTTTATCAAGGTCGTTACGTAATTTGGTTTCGATTTGATTATCGATTTCGGCTGATAATTTATCATCATTTTTATCAAGGAAAATTTTATGTAAATTTGTAAATAAGGTAAGCGAATTAATTTTTAGTTTGTTAGTAATTGTGAACTGTCTTTGGATTTGTTTTAGTGATTTTGATTCCGGTTTCTTTCAGAATAAAAACTCAATTGTTGCAAGAATTGCGTTTTTGTGTGTGATGATCACTGAATCTTGTTCGTTAATACTAATTAATGATCCATAAAGGGCTTTTGCTTGTTCGAAATCGTCGTAAATTAAAGATGAGGGGTTGGTTTTAGCTTCGTTAATTAATTCATCAAATTGTGCTTTACTAAAGTTTATTTCATCTTTAATGTTTGGTGTTTTACCTTCTTCAAAGGTTTCAAATGCGCTAACTACTGTCCCGGTGATTTTACTAATATAAGGAACATTATATTTGTTGATCATTTCGGTTGTAACATCATGAATTTTAACTAAATTGGTGGCAAAGTATTCAACGTTAATTCCACCGGTTTTGGTGTGTGAAAAACCAAGGATATCAACTAAATATCCATATTCACGAATTTGTTTTTTATCAACAAGAATTTCAGCACCTTTCTTGCTATTGCTTGCTTTTGAAAAGTAAATAATGATTTGTGGTTTGTATTCTTCAAGATTTGCTTGTTTCTTGAGTTCGTCGTCAATTTTGCAAGCATCGATAATTTGATTAACGACATTTTCTTCTTCAATTCTAACATTAGAAAAAAGACCAAAAGGCGCATCATCAATATTAACAGCGGGTAAAGTAACTATTTTTTCATTGACTTGTTTTTCTTTTTCGCTAGAAAGGTTCTTTCTTCTTAAGTAATTTAAACTTGTTATAAAAGATTTGGTTGTTTCACTCATTTTTCTCCTTTGTGTTTAATGTTATGAGTATTATATTACATTATTGTAATATATCAAAGGCTAGAACTTAGTTTTTAATTACAAAGTTAACTAGTTTGCCAGGGATAAATATTTCTTTTAAAATTTCTTTACCTTCAAGTCACTTTGCTGCGATTTCTTTAGCTTTAGCAAGGACAAGTTCTTTACCGGTGCTACGATCAACTTGCATTTCGCCGCGGACTTTCCCGTTAATCGTTACCGCATATTTAACATAGTCAAGCACTAGCGCATTTTGATCTAAAATTAGATGTCTTAAATTAGAAGAAAGAAATAATTCTTGCGAAAGTTCGCTGGCAATATGGGGAATGAATGGTTCTAAAACATTTAGCATAATGTAATATGCTTCAGTTCAGACTTCGTAATTCCTTGTTTTTGCTAAGTCGTTTAAAACTTCCATCGCTAAGGCAATGATCGTATTAAAACTGTAAGTGGTGTTTTCATCCATAAAAGTTGTGTAGTATTTTTCAAGTAGTTTATGGATTTTAAAACGAATTTCCTTATCAGTATCACTAAGATCTTTAGGAGTGATTTGTTTATCTACTTTGATTACATTGCCTATATTTGCGATTAGCTTTTTAATAAATTTAAATGAACCTTCAACACCAGCGCTTGATCACTCTAAATCATTTTCCGGTGGTGCTGCAAAAAGAATAAATAAACGTGCTGTGTCGGCGCCATACTTGCTAATTAACTCGCTTGGATCAACAACATTACCTTTTGATTTTGACATTTTTGCACCATCTTTTAAAACCATTCCTTGTGTAAGGAGTTTTTTAAATGGTTCTTTAAATTTAACAATCTTCATTTTATAAAGTAGTTTTGTGAAGAAACGAGCATAAAGCAAGTGAAGGATTGCGTGTTCAATTCCGCCGATGTATTGATCAACTTGATTAAAGTAGTCTAGCTCTTTGGTGAACATTTTTTCAATACGATCTTTTTTAGGTGTGGTAAAGCGTAAAAAGTATCATGACGATTCCATAAAGGTATCTAAAGTGTCCGTTTCACGAGTTGCGAATTCATGACATTTAGGACAAGTTGTATGAAGTCATTCTTTGTTTTCTTTAAGTGCTTCTTTTGAAGATTTTAAAACTTTAATTTTAGGCAATTTGATTGGTAAGTTTTTAATATCTTCAGGCACTATTCCACATTTTTCGCAGTGTACTAAAGGAATAGGTGTACCTCAAAATCTTTGGCGACTTATTCCTCAATCTTTAAGGTTAAAATGTGTTTCTTTTTTAATGATTTTATCCTTGATTAGTTTGTTAATATCGTACTCAATTTCTGGCATTTTATGAATTTTTAGTTCGCTAATAATTTGATTATCGCGGTCAGTTTTTTCTTCGCTAAACAAACCAAAAATTACATCATTTTTATATTTTAAATGAGCATAATTTGTTACAACAATTTTTAATTCGCCTGATGGGTTTAATGGATTTTTAGCGCTGACAGGCAACTCATAATAACTAAAGTTTTGGTTAGTTAAATCGTTAGTTAATAGTTTGATTTTTTCAAGTTTTTTAGCATCAATTTTATTATTTTCAATTAACTCTTTAACTAATGGATGATCGTATGAAAGATTGATAAATGCCAATGTGTTAAAATCGATATTTTCAGTAGTAAATATTGAAATTTTACTGATTTTTGTTAATTTTTGTTTATCAATAATTGGGCAATCAATAAGGTATCCATTGCTTTTTCCAATTCAATTTTGTTGCATTTTAATAACTTGATCCGGCCAGTTATTTTTTAGTAATTCCAAGTCTTCTAAAAGCTCGTTTTGGTATTTTTTAATATTGAAATAATATTGATTTAATTCTTTTAAAACAATGGGTTCATCACATCTTCAACAACGGTTGTTCACAACTTGTTCATTGGCTAAAACAGTTTGGTCTTTTTCGCAGTAATTAAGACTTGCTTTCTTTCTGTAAATTAAACCTTCGTTATAAAATTTAATAAACAAATCTTGCTCTCATTTTGTATAGTCATAATCACAAGTAGCTAATTCGCGTTCGTATGCAAAACTAAATCCAAGTTCTTGTAATTGGTCTCGCATTGTATTAATATTTGAACGGGTTCAAGCACTAGGTTCGCTTTTATTTTTGATTGCGGCGTTTTCAGCGGGTAAACCAAAAGCATCCCAACCAATTGGGTGTAAAACATTGTAATTTTCTTTGCGTCAAAAACGAGCAATTGCATCAGAAATTGCGTAATTACGTACATGTCCCATATGTAGTCTTCCGCTTGGGTAAGGGAACATTGAAAGGATGTATTTTTTTGGTAATTTAAAATTATTTTTTGTTTCAAAACTACCATTACGCTTTCACTTTAATTGTCATTTTTTTTCGATTTTTTCAAAATCATATTCCATATGTACCTTCTTTATATCTTAAAGATGTGTGTTGCAATAGTATTATTATATATTTAAT
This region includes:
- a CDS encoding class I tRNA ligase family protein codes for the protein MEYDFEKIEKKWQLKWKRNGSFETKNNFKLPKKYILSMFPYPSGRLHMGHVRNYAISDAIARFWRKENYNVLHPIGWDAFGLPAENAAIKNKSEPSAWTRSNINTMRDQLQELGFSFAYERELATCDYDYTKWEQDLFIKFYNEGLIYRKKASLNYCEKDQTVLANEQVVNNRCWRCDEPIVLKELNQYYFNIKKYQNELLEDLELLKNNWPDQVIKMQQNWIGKSNGYLIDCPIIDKQKLTKISKISIFTTENIDFNTLAFINLSYDHPLVKELIENNKIDAKKLEKIKLLTNDLTNQNFSYYELPVSAKNPLNPSGELKIVVTNYAHLKYKNDVIFGLFSEEKTDRDNQIISELKIHKMPEIEYDINKLIKDKIIKKETHFNLKDWGISRQRFWGTPIPLVHCEKCGIVPEDIKNLPIKLPKIKVLKSSKEALKENKEWLHTTCPKCHEFATRETDTLDTFMESSWYFLRFTTPKKDRIEKMFTKELDYFNQVDQYIGGIEHAILHLLYARFFTKLLYKMKIVKFKEPFKKLLTQGMVLKDGAKMSKSKGNVVDPSELISKYGADTARLFILFAAPPENDLEWSSAGVEGSFKFIKKLIANIGNVIKVDKQITPKDLSDTDKEIRFKIHKLLEKYYTTFMDENTTYSFNTIIALAMEVLNDLAKTRNYEVWTEAYYIMLNVLEPFIPHIASELSQELFLSSNLRHLILDQNALVLDYVKYAVTINGKVRGEMQVDRSTGKELVLAKAKEIAAKWLEGKEILKEIFIPGKLVNFVIKN